One genomic segment of Zymoseptoria tritici IPO323 chromosome 5, whole genome shotgun sequence includes these proteins:
- a CDS encoding phytochrome-like histidine kinase PHY1p (Phytochrome photoreceptors sense red and far-red light through photointerconversion between two stable conformations, a process mediated by a linear tetrapyrrole chromophore. Originally, phytochromes were thought to be confined to photosynthetic organisms including cyanobacteria, but they have been recently discovered in heterotrophic bacteria and fungi, where little is known about their functions. ...), which yields MSEQERSDHKDIDPSSDVAAPEDQSPTRVRPNLVQEPFQGFNQDNRSRPAPISTDGQLSPEAVDRVYPIRSVVSMDPNPTPGARGERHEYFGSASNARRMSTNAGIEHATTPGRTRQSSADRIASPRTSGDHPRSQRTDRQASTSTTADTQSQKSGQSQAQSDKPSERPAPIRSTSIKSGTTSLDEVGPHVTARFKHVVSEGGHAIITGRDGDTLQRCEDEPIHIPGAVQGFGLLIALEEQQEGKLIVRVVSENCKRLIGYSPMQLFALESFTDILSEEQADNLLDHVDFIRDEDADVVVNGPEVFTLSIRSPQKKNQKFWCAMHINEANPDLVICEFELEDDQLNPLQAPNDSTPEPPEDTLNSQPTEEELVESTHNTSKPLRVLRSARKRKGEAAAMEVFNIMSQVQEQLAAAPTLESFLKILVGVIKELTGFHRVMIYQFDHSWNGRVVTELIDPRATKDLYKGLNFPASDIPKQARELYKVNKVRMLYDRDQETARLVCRTVEDLETPLDLTYSYLRAMSPIHLKYLANMAVRSSMSISINAFDELWGLIACHTYGPRGMRVSFPIRKMCRLVGDSASRNIERLSYASRLQARKLINTVPTQANPSGYIIASSEDLLKLFDADFGLLSIHGETKIMGNVEHTQEALAMLEYLRMRCITNVMTSQDIAGDFPDLRYTPGFTEIAGLLLVPLSAGGQDFIVFFRRGQLREVKWAGNPYEKFIKEGTEGYLEPRKSFKTWSETVVGKCREWSEEEIETAAVLCLVYGKFIEVWRQKEAALQNSQLTKLLLANSAHEVRTPLNAIINYLEIAMEGSLDQETRDNLTKSHSASKSLIYVINDLLDLTKTEEGGELVKDEVFDLGATLFEATDMFKGDARRKNITYNVQDLSGLTSPVIGDQRRVRQAISNVTANAIQNTVEGGVTIEMYVASRESPEHVDVEISVADTGCGMNSKKLDALFRDLEQVQMSSDQLLTAADPDSKSLRSEDSKSGEGRTLGLGLAVVARIIRNMNGQLRLKSEEGKGSRFVIQFPFDLPEPEEGQKRIDEGTSSVGSATPMNEQTSSLNTSGQGGTLPARRNSAEVQGGGASTGLSRKSSRDSFQSKKSLNSMLSARSAMSKSSNRSAISEADRLIEAIQEPHRVEGWQDGSVHRSTSRGNTMSARPMLSKRHSTAGSGGNSITSPLKHRPRSIEVAPVPDHMRSQKLATTSRPSSSPSKPGESMVTDQGTPVRSIRIPDHAGLDSPKDDGFRSPAAHERALLSTTLLEEPPSANASSKDGESPRLDTHHMRVLVAEDDPVNSRIMKKRLEKLGHEVVLTVNGEECSSMYCDNPGQFDIVLMDMQMPIVDGLTSGKMIRSFETTHPTPSPTPVLSPRAALNGRVPIIAVSASLEERNLQTYIRTGFDGWILKPISFPRLSEIMEGIVDPQVRRENLYRAGGWERGGWFEEGKKAEERREDVVGEKVDLKPSERPPVSKPSEGVKIAAVSDGPEGKEEHVSTQSREQERLLAVQKEGREEGGGKEG from the exons ATGTCGGAGCAGGAGCGCTCCGACCACAAGGACATCGACCCGAGCAGCGATGTCGCCGCACCTGAGGATCAGTCGCCTACCCGTGTCAGGCCAAATTTGGTGCAAGAGCCCTTTCAGGGTTTCAATCAAGACAACAGGAGCCGGCCAGCACCCATCTCCACGGACGGACAGCTCAGTCCCGAGGCTGTCGATCGAGTATACCCTATCAGATCTGTCGTTTCAATGGATCCTAATCCTACGCCTGGCGCGAGGGGTGAGCGACACGAGTACTTTGGTTCCGCCAGCAACGCCCGTCGCATGTCAACGAACGCCGGGATTGAGCATGCGACTACACCTGGACGAACGAGACAGAGCAGTGCGGATCGAATAGCCTCGCCGCGAACGTCGGGAGATCATCCACGATCGCAACGGACCGACAGACAGGCCAGTACGTCCACGACTGC CGATACCCAATCTCAGAAGTCTGGACAATCTCAGGCTCAGAGCGACAAACCGAGCGAAAGACCCGCCCCGATCCGATCGACATCCATTAAGAGTGGGACAACAAGTTTGGACGAGGTAGGCCCTCACGTCACCGCACGTTTCAAGCATGTTGTGTCAGAGGGTGGTCATGCTATCATCACAGGACGAGATGGAGATACACTGCAAAGATGCGAGGATGAGCCCATCCACATCCCCGGCGCCGTGCAGGGCTTCGGTCTTCTCATCGCGCTGGAAGAGCAGCAGGAAGGCAAGCTCATTGTGAGAGTGGTCAGTGAGAACTGCAAGCGGTTGATCGGATACTCTCCCATGCAACTGTTCGCTCTGGAGAGTTTTACAGACATTCTCTCCGAAGAACAAGCGGACAATCTTCTCGACCACGTGGACTTCATCCGGGATGAAGATGCGGATGTTGTCGTCAATGGCCCGGAGGTCTTTACCTTGTCCATTCGATCGCCTCAAAAGAAGAACCAGAAGTTCTGGTGTGCGATGCATATCAACGAAGCCAATCCCGATCTCGTCATTTGCGAATTCGAGCTGGAAGACGATCAGCTGAATCCACTGCAGGCGCCGAATGACTCTACACCCGAACCTCCAGAAGATACTCTCAACAGCCAGCCCACGGAAGAAGAGCTGGTGGAGAGCACGCACAATACCAGTAAGCCTTTGCGCGTGCTGAGGAGCGCTCGAAAGCGGAAGGGCGAGGCGGCGGCCATGGAAGTCTTCAACATCATGTCCCAAGTGCAGGAGCAATTGGCCGCGGCGCCAACTCTTGAATCGTTCCTCAAGATCTTGGTCGGCGTCATCAAAGAACTCACTGGTTTCCATCGTGTCATGATATACCAATTCGACCACAGCTGGAACGGCAGGGTCGTAACGGAACTGATTGATCCTCGGGCGACCAAGGATCTTTACAAAGGCCTCAATTTCCCAGCCTCGGATATTCCCAAGCAGGCTCGAGAACTCTACAAGGTGAACAAGGTCCGCATGCTGTACGATCGAGATCAGGAAACCGCACGTCTGGTTTGTCGAACAGTGGAGGATCTGGAAACGCCCTTGGATCTCACATACTCCTACCTACGAGCGATGTCGCCTATTCATCTGAAATACCTCGCGAACATGGCCGTGAGATCGTCCATGTCCATCTCGATCAACGCCTTCGACGAACTGTGGGGATTAATAGCATGTCACACTTACGGTCCAAGAGGCATGCGCGTATCCTTTCCCATCCGCAAGATGTGCCGTCTTGTTGGCGACTCGGCATCACGAAACATTGAACGACTGTCATACGCATCACGATTGCAGGCGAGGAAGCTCATCAACACCGTGCCGACCCAAGCCAACCCTTCCGGCTACATCATAGCTTCTTCAGAGGATCTTCTCAAGCTCTTTGACGCCGACTTCGGCCTCCTATCTATTCACGGCGAGACCAAAATCATGGGTAACGTCGAACACACCCAAGAAGCTCTTGCGATGCTCGAATATCTCCGAATGCGTTGCATCACGAATGTCATGACTTCGCAGGACATTGCGGGTGATTTCCCTGACCTTCGCTATACACCTGGATTCACCGAGATTGCTGGCCTGTTGCTCGTGCCGCTGTCTGCGGGCGGGCAAGACTTCATTGTGTTCTTCCGCAGAGGCCAGCTGAGAGAGGTGAAATGGGCCGGCAACCCTTACGAAAAGTTCATCAAAGAGGGTACGGAGGGATACCTCGAACCGAGGAAAAGTTTCAAGACATGGAGTGAGACGGTCGTGGGCAAGTGTCGCGAATGGTCCGAGGAAGAGATCGAAACTGCAGCTGTACTGTGTCTGGTATACGGCAAATTCATCGAAGTCTGGAGGCAGAAAGAGGCCGCGCTACAGAACAGCCAGCTTACCAAGCTGCTGCTGGCCAATTCTGCGCATGAGGTCAGAACACCTCTCAACGCCATCATCAACTATCTGGAAATCGCAATGGAGGGCAGTCTGGACCAAGAGACGAGAGACAACCTCACCAAGTCTCACTCGGCATCCAAGTCGTTGATTTACGTCATCAACGATCTCCTCGATCTCACCAAGACCGAGGAGGGCGGCGAGCTTGTCAAAGATGAGGTCTTTGATCTCGGAGCGACATTGTTCGAAGCCACAGACATGTTCAAAGGTGATGCGAGAAGGAAGAACATCACATACAACGTCCAAGATCTGTCGGGTCTGACCTCGCCGGTCATCGGTGACCAGAGGAGGGTTAGGCAGGCTATCAGCAATGTTACCGCCAACGCCATCCAAAACACCGTCGAGGGAGGAGTGACCATTGAGATGTATGTCGCATCTCGAGAGTCTCCTGAACATGTTGATGTGGAAATCAGCGTCGCCGACACGGGATGTGGCATGAACTCCAAGAAGCTGGATGCTCTCTTCCGCGATCTTGAGCAGGTGCAGATGTCGTCCGACCAGCTTCTGACGGCGGCTGATCCGGACTCCAAGAGCCTTAGATCCGAAGACAGCAAGTCGGGAGAAGGTCGGACGCTCGGTCTTGGCCTCGCAGTCGTGGCAAGAATCATCCGCAACATGAATGGGCAGCTACGCCTCAAATCTGAAGAAGGCAAGGGCTCTCGCTTCGTGATACAATTTCCCTTCGACCTTCCTGAACCTGAAGAAGGGCAGAAACGAATCGATGAAGGCACTTCTTCTGTGGGCTCCGCTACTCCCATGAATGAGCAAACCTCTTCCCTCAACACCTCAGGCCAAGG CGGAACGTTACCTGCTCGCCGCAACTCCGCCGAAGTCCAAGGCGGCGGCGCGAGCACTGGTCTCTCTCGCAAGTCCAGCAGAGACTCGTTCCAGAGTAAGAAGAGTCTGAACAGCATGCTCTCCGCCCGCAGCGCCATGTCAAAATCGTCCAACCGCAGCGCCATATCCGAAGCCGACCGCCTTATCGAGGCGATCCAGGAACCACATCGCGTGGAAGGCTGGCAGGATGGATCTGTGCATCGATCCACTAGTCGTGGAAACACCATGTCTGCCCGTCCAATGTTGAGCAAGCGCCATAGCACAGCAGGCAGCGGCGGCAACTCAATCACCTCCCCACTGAAACACCGGCCGAGGAGTATTGAAGTCGCACCCGTGCCGGACCACATGCGCAGTCAAAAATTGGCCACTACGAGCCGCCCTTCCTCGTCGCCAAGCAAACCCGGCGAGTCCATGGTCACTGACCAAGGCACACCGGTCCGATCTATCAGGATACCCGACCATGCAGGCCTGGATTCTCCCAAAGACGACGGCTTTCGCTCACCTGCTGCCCACGAACGCGCTCTGCTGTCCACAACCTTGTTGGAAGAACCGCCATCGGCTAATGCATCTTCCAAGGACGGTGAAAGTCCGCGACTGGACACGCATCACATGCGTGTTCTGGTGGCGGAAGACGATCCTGTCAATAGTCGCATAATGAAGAAGAGGCTAGAGAAACTGGGGCATGAGGTCGTGTTGACGGTTAATGGTGAGGAGTGTAGCAGCATGTACTGTGATAATCCGGGACAGTTTGATATTGTCCTGATGGATATGCAG ATGCCAATCGTCGATGGCCTCACCTCCGGCAAAATGATCCGCTCCTTCGAAACAACCCACCCGACCCCCTCCCCCACACCCGTCCTCTCCCCCCGCGCCGCACTCAACGGCCGCGTCCccatcatcgccgtctccgcctccctcgaagaacGCAACCTCCAAACTTACATCCGCACCGGCTTCGACGGCTGGATCCTCAAACCCATCTCCTTCCCTCGCTTATCCGAAATCATGGAAGGCATCGTCGACCCGCAAGTCCGGAGGGAAAATCTGTATCGTGCGGGAGGATGggaacgaggaggatggttcgaggaagggaagaaggcggaggagaggagagaggatgTGGTGGGGGAAAAGGTGGATTTGAAGCCGAGTGAACGCCCGCCGGTGAGCAAGCCGAGTGAGGGTGTGAAAATTGCGGCTGTTAGTGATGGTCcggaggggaaggaggaaCATGTGAGTACGCAGAGTCGGGAGCAGGAGAGGTTGTTGGCTGTGCAGAAGGAGGGGAGAGAGGAGGGGGGTGGGAAGGAGGGGTGA
- the PCK1 gene encoding phosphoenolpyruvate carboxykinase [ATP] (phosphoenolpyruvate carboxykinase (ATP); phosphopyruvate carboxylase (ATP); phosphoenolpyruvate carboxylase; phosphoenolpyruvate carboxykinase; phosphopyruvate carboxykinase (adenosine triphosphate); PEP carboxylase; PEP carboxykinase; PEPCK (ATP); PEPK; PEPCK; phosphoenolpyruvic carboxylase; phosphoenolpyruvic carboxykinase; phosphoenolpyruvate carboxylase (ATP); phosphopyruvate carboxykinase), whose product MTSDQTRVNKTALHPGGVAPRAEHTELEEELHDRAHIDYDRVAIIANPSVAALYEDALVYETGSAITSTGALSAYSGAKTGRSPSDKRIVKEEGSESDIWWGPVNKPMTPEVWHINRERALDYLNTRNRIYVIDGFAGWDERYRINVRVVCARAYHALFMYNMLIRPSRKELEHFHPDYVIYNAGAFPANRYTTGMTSNTSVSINFQEKEMVILGTEYAGEMKKGIFTVLFYEMPVKHNVLTLHSSANEGSNGDVTVFFGLSGTGKTTLSADPKRALIGDDEHCWSDKGVFNIEGGCYAKCIGLSAETEPDIFNAIKFGSILENVVFDPETRTVDYNDTTLTENTRCAYPIEYIENTKIPCLSTSHPTNIVLLTCDARGVLPPISKLDSAQTMFHFISGYTSKMAGTEQGVTEPQATFSSCFAQPFLALHPMRYAKMLAEKMSQHNTNAWLLNTGWTGAGAATGGKRCPLKYTRAILDAVHSGELAKAEYETYTTFNLQVPKSCPNVPDELLNPEKSWTGTADFKEEVTKLAELFNENFKKYSSEATEEVIKAGPQV is encoded by the exons ATGACTTCGGATCAGACTCGCGTCAACAAGACTGCCCTGCACCCGGGTGGTGTTGC ACCTCGTGCCGAGCACACTGAGCTCGAGGAGGAGCTCCACGACCGCGCCCACATTGACTACGACCGTGTCGCCATT ATCGCCAACCCCTCCGTCGCCGCCCTCTACGAAGATGCATTGGTCTACGAGACGGGTTCCGCCATCACCTCGACCGGTGCTTTGTCCGCATACTCCGGAGCCAAGACTGGACGCTCACCTTCGGACAAGCGTAttgtgaaggaggagggttcTGAGAGTGACATTTGGTGGGGACCTGTCAACAAGCCCATGACACCCGAG GTCTGGCACATCAACCGCGAGCGCGCCCTGGACTACCTCAACACCCGCAACCGTATCTATGTCATCGATGGCTTCGCCGGCTGGGACGAGCGCTACCGCATCAATGTCCGTGTGGTGTGCGCTCGTGCTTACCATGCTCTGTTCATGTACAACATGTTGATTCGCCCGTCGAGGAAAGAGTTGGAGCACTTTCACCCGGACTATGTCATCTACAACGCGGGTGCTTTCCCGGCTAACCGATACACTACGGGTATGACCTCGAACACATCCGTGTCGATCAACTTccaggagaaggagatggttATTCTGGGTACTGAGTACGCTGGAGAGATGAAGAAGG GAATCTTCACCGTCCTCTTCTACGAGATGCCCGTCAAGCACAACGTCCTCACCCTccactcctccgccaacgaAGGCTCCAACGGCGACGTGACCGTCTTCTTCGGCCTCTCGGGAACCGGCAAGACCACCCTCTCCGCGGACCCCAAGCGCGCCTTgatcggcgacgacgagcacTGCTGGTCCGACAAGGGCGTCTTCAACATCGAAGGCGGCTGCTACGCCAAGTGCATCGGCCTCTCCGCCGAGACGGAACCCGACATTTTCAACGCCATCAAGTTCGGCTCTATCCTTGAAAACGTCGTGTTCGACCCAGAGACTCGTACCGTCGACTACAATGACACCACCTTGACGGAGAACACCCGCTGCGCGTACCCGATTGAGTACATTGAGAACACCAAGATCCCTtgcctctccacctcccaccccaccaacatcgtcctcctcacctGCGACGCCCGCGGTGTCCTGCCTCCCATCTCGAAGCTCGACTCTGCGCAGACCATGTTCCACTTCATCTCCGGTTACACCTCCAAGATGGCGGGTACCGAGCAGGGCGTCACCGAGCCTCAAGCGACCTTCTCGTCGTGTTTCGCGCAGCCCTTCTTGGCGCTGCACCCGATGAGGTACGCAAAGATGTTGGCCGAGAAGATGTCGCAGCACAACACCAATGCGTGGTTGTTGAACACCGGCTGGACGGGTGCGGGTGCGGCTACTGGTGGAAAGAGGTGTCCGTTGAAGTACACGAGGGCGATTTTGGATGCTGTTCACAGTGGTGAGCTGGCGAAGGCGGAGTACGAGACGTACACGACTTTCAACCTGCAGGTGCCCAAGTCTTGCCCGAATGTTCCGGATGAGCTCCTTAACCCGGAGAAGAGCTGGACTGGAACCGCGGACTTCAAGGAAGAAGTTACCAAGCTTGCGGAGCTGTTCAATGAGAATTTCAAGAAGTATAGCTCGGAAGCTACTGAGGAGGTTATTAAGGCTGGACCTCAGGTATAG